From a single Azospirillum humicireducens genomic region:
- a CDS encoding TfuA-like protein has protein sequence MKVVVFLGPSLPTPTARAVLDADFRPPVSQGDVYRAVQDGAHVIGIIDGFFERIPAVWHKEILWALTQGVHVFGAASMGALRAAELADFGMIGVGRIFTAFRDGILDDDDEVAIVHGPADLEYPTLSEAMVNIRATLDRAVEDAVIGGTVRDQLLIIAKSLHFPQRNYERIFAIGTDQGREKDIGALRRWLPTGRLDIKHDDALSMLHAISDLLAHPLEPKTTNYPFVHTDTWERMIRQMEPASSDAAQEDLLEELRLNPMIYDHIMDLAMARALALRDADRQGVTSDAERFDETLNGYFVRRNLVSGPDIQSWMADQELDAAGLTTLIEHEQRIDMMKTLLRSDVHNAVPESLRVSGRFGVLSRRVRDKRRWLAENGLEGADLSATGLSEKELVFWHFRTRLGIPVPVHLDTHIRALGLENRRSFLQALARDYLYSRRGVETDQSLFEKGLR, from the coding sequence ATGAAAGTCGTGGTGTTCCTCGGCCCTAGTTTGCCAACTCCGACGGCGAGAGCGGTCCTTGACGCCGATTTCCGACCTCCCGTCTCCCAGGGCGATGTCTATCGCGCAGTCCAGGACGGCGCCCATGTCATCGGAATCATCGATGGCTTCTTTGAGCGCATTCCCGCCGTCTGGCATAAGGAGATCCTCTGGGCACTGACCCAGGGCGTCCATGTGTTCGGCGCCGCCAGCATGGGAGCCCTACGGGCGGCGGAACTGGCCGACTTCGGAATGATCGGCGTCGGACGGATCTTCACCGCCTTCCGTGACGGGATCCTGGACGACGACGACGAGGTGGCAATCGTCCATGGTCCCGCCGACCTGGAATACCCGACCCTCAGCGAGGCGATGGTCAACATCCGCGCCACACTCGACCGGGCGGTCGAAGACGCAGTGATCGGTGGCACGGTCCGCGACCAATTGCTGATCATCGCGAAATCGCTGCATTTCCCTCAGCGCAATTACGAACGTATCTTCGCCATAGGCACGGACCAGGGACGAGAAAAAGACATCGGAGCCCTGCGCCGCTGGCTTCCAACCGGTCGCCTCGACATCAAACATGACGACGCCCTGTCAATGCTGCATGCTATCTCCGACTTGCTGGCCCATCCTCTGGAACCGAAGACGACGAATTATCCCTTCGTCCATACCGACACCTGGGAACGGATGATCCGTCAGATGGAACCGGCGTCCAGCGACGCGGCACAGGAGGATCTGCTGGAAGAACTCCGACTGAATCCAATGATCTACGACCACATCATGGATCTGGCGATGGCACGTGCCCTGGCCCTGCGCGATGCCGACCGGCAGGGCGTGACATCCGATGCGGAGCGGTTCGACGAGACTCTCAACGGCTATTTCGTGCGCCGCAACCTCGTTTCCGGGCCAGATATTCAATCCTGGATGGCCGACCAGGAGTTGGATGCCGCCGGACTGACCACGCTCATCGAACACGAACAGCGCATCGACATGATGAAGACCCTGCTCCGGTCTGATGTTCACAACGCGGTTCCCGAAAGCCTGCGCGTCTCCGGTCGTTTCGGCGTTCTGTCGCGCCGGGTGCGGGACAAGCGACGCTGGCTGGCCGAAAACGGCTTGGAGGGAGCCGACCTGAGCGCCACCGGCCTCAGCGAGAAAGAATTGGTCTTCTGGCACTTCAGAACCCGTCTTGGCATTCCGGTTCCAGTGCATCTCGACACCCATATCCGCGCTCTGGGCTTGGAGAACCGACGGTCATTCCTCCAGGCCCTTGCGCGGGACTATCTCTATAGCCGGCGCGGCGTCGAAACCGATCAGAGCCTGTTTGAAAAGGGCTTGCGTTAA
- a CDS encoding YcaO-like family protein — translation MTVTSQNFGEKNNAGDEGIPSPASIGFSSTQVKRYRYGTHRSISPDETLERIMPHLKKFGITRVANITGLDSIGLPVFSVYRPNSRSLAVSQGKGLDLSAARVSGLMEAIEFYHAERVKLPLRWACFTELQQEASVLDVSRLPRMTTSRFHPFRPILWCEGRDLIGGEQVWVPYESVHTDFSLPLPGGSGNFQMSSNGLASGNHWLEAVGHGICEVVERDALALWSIDGASANPAGRLDLSTVDDPACRQAINLFRAAGQAIGVWSITTDIGLPAFACVIADREPNHLDQFYSSDGSGCHATREIALLRALTEAAQTRLTYIAGARDDVHRDFFKSARDPARVALMLARIERDEIAPALSFQAIPTMDQDSFDDDIAHQLARLRAVGIEQVVAVDLGGYVPGIEVARVIIPGLEGLHDAPGYCPGPRARIRARRECDHQ, via the coding sequence ATGACCGTTACTTCCCAAAATTTTGGGGAAAAAAATAACGCTGGGGATGAAGGAATACCATCCCCAGCGTCAATCGGATTTTCCTCTACACAAGTCAAGCGTTATCGCTATGGAACTCATAGATCAATTTCGCCAGATGAAACACTCGAACGAATTATGCCGCATTTAAAGAAATTCGGCATAACAAGAGTGGCAAATATTACTGGATTAGATAGTATTGGCCTTCCTGTTTTTTCTGTTTATAGACCAAACTCACGATCTCTAGCAGTATCCCAAGGAAAAGGATTGGATTTATCCGCTGCCCGTGTTTCCGGCCTTATGGAAGCAATAGAATTTTATCATGCGGAACGTGTGAAGCTGCCGCTCCGCTGGGCCTGTTTCACGGAATTGCAACAAGAAGCCTCCGTTCTCGACGTGTCTCGCCTGCCCCGCATGACGACCAGCCGCTTTCACCCCTTCCGGCCAATCCTGTGGTGCGAGGGTCGAGACCTGATAGGCGGTGAACAGGTCTGGGTGCCCTATGAATCGGTTCACACCGATTTCTCATTGCCGCTTCCCGGCGGCAGCGGCAATTTTCAGATGAGTTCAAATGGTCTTGCAAGTGGCAATCATTGGCTCGAAGCCGTCGGCCACGGCATCTGCGAGGTGGTGGAGCGCGACGCCCTAGCACTTTGGTCCATCGACGGCGCCAGCGCCAACCCGGCCGGACGTCTCGATTTGTCGACGGTTGACGACCCAGCCTGCCGACAAGCGATCAACCTCTTCCGCGCAGCTGGACAGGCGATCGGCGTATGGTCGATCACCACGGATATCGGACTTCCGGCCTTCGCCTGCGTCATCGCCGACCGAGAGCCCAACCATCTTGACCAATTCTATTCAAGCGACGGCAGCGGTTGCCATGCAACGCGTGAGATCGCGCTGTTGCGTGCCCTGACCGAAGCCGCACAAACTAGGCTAACCTATATCGCCGGCGCCCGCGACGACGTCCATCGTGACTTCTTCAAATCGGCCCGCGATCCGGCCCGAGTCGCGCTGATGCTCGCCCGGATCGAACGGGACGAGATCGCGCCGGCGCTGTCCTTTCAAGCTATCCCGACTATGGACCAGGACAGCTTTGACGACGACATCGCCCATCAACTCGCCCGACTGCGCGCCGTCGGTATCGAGCAGGTGGTCGCCGTGGATCTCGGCGGCTATGTTCCGGGTATTGAGGTGGCGCGGGTCATCATTCCCGGTCTGGAAGGGTTGCACGACGCTCCGGGCTATTGTCCCGGCCCCCGTGCCCGCATTCGCGCCCGCAGGGAGTGCGATCATCAATGA
- a CDS encoding serine/threonine protein kinase, with product MSSEPLSQIGPYRLTHVMGKGGMGVVYAGEHLRTGMRAAVKTVTSVELSKLSQIRREIRSLARLSHPGVVVIRDHGMNDGVPWYAMEQLRGSTLADLFDRLWVAHRNGTDSEGSKTSAEMATDVDATAEIGGVPDGSAGAAGETADDGYAFGAGRKAAAGHLPEVLSLAYRICEILSYVHGEGIVHRDLKPANIFIRSDGLPVLVDFGLVSETRDAVGREVADPAQRVSGSPPYMAPEQITGDVLDARCDLYALGCMRYQLVTGVLPFTGTRSQIFNGHLE from the coding sequence ATGTCGAGCGAGCCCCTGTCCCAGATCGGTCCATACCGGCTGACCCATGTGATGGGAAAGGGGGGGATGGGGGTGGTCTATGCCGGGGAGCATCTCCGGACGGGCATGAGAGCGGCGGTCAAGACCGTCACCAGCGTCGAGCTTTCGAAGCTAAGCCAGATTCGCCGGGAAATCCGCTCGCTCGCCCGGCTGTCCCACCCGGGCGTCGTCGTGATCCGCGACCACGGCATGAACGACGGGGTGCCCTGGTATGCCATGGAACAGCTGCGGGGCTCCACACTCGCCGATCTGTTCGACCGCCTGTGGGTCGCCCATCGCAACGGGACCGACAGCGAGGGAAGCAAGACCTCCGCGGAGATGGCGACCGACGTCGACGCGACCGCCGAGATCGGTGGCGTGCCGGACGGCTCTGCCGGAGCGGCTGGAGAAACGGCCGACGACGGGTATGCCTTCGGCGCCGGACGGAAGGCCGCGGCGGGCCATCTCCCCGAAGTGCTGTCGCTGGCATACCGGATTTGCGAAATCCTCTCCTACGTTCACGGCGAAGGGATCGTCCACCGCGATCTGAAACCGGCCAACATCTTCATCCGCAGCGACGGCTTGCCGGTTCTCGTCGATTTCGGTCTGGTCAGCGAGACGCGCGACGCCGTGGGGCGCGAGGTCGCCGATCCGGCGCAGCGGGTCAGCGGATCGCCGCCCTACATGGCTCCGGAACAGATCACCGGCGATGTCCTGGATGCACGGTGCGACCTTTACGCGCTCGGCTGCATGCGCTACCAGCTAGTGACGGGGGTCCTGCCTTTCACCGGCACCCGCAGCCAAATCTTCAACGGACATTTGGAGTAG